In Silene latifolia isolate original U9 population chromosome X, ASM4854445v1, whole genome shotgun sequence, the following proteins share a genomic window:
- the LOC141619794 gene encoding TATA-box-binding protein-like isoform X1, with protein sequence MAEQGFEGSQPVDLSKHPSGIVPTLQNIVSTVNLDCKLELKAIALQARNAEYNPKRFAAVIMRIREPKTTALIFASGKMVCTGAKSESQSKLAARKYARIIQKLGFPAKFKDFKIQNIVGSCDVKFPIRLEGLACSHSKFSSYEPELFPGLIYRMKQPKIVLLIFVSGKIVLTGAKVRDETYLAFENIYPVLSEFRKNQQWY encoded by the exons ATGGCAGAGCAAGGATTTGAAGGTAGCCAGCCAGTGGACCTATCAAAACATCCATCTGGTATCGTCCCTACTCTTCA GAATATTGTTTCTACTGTGAACTTGGACTGCAAGTTGGAACTCAAAGCCATAGCACTACAAGCTCGCAATGCAGAATACAATCCAAAG CGTTTTGCTGCTGTAATTATGCGAATAAGGGAGCCCAAGACCACCGCCTTAATATTTGCTTCTGGCAAAATG GTGTGTACCGGAGCAAAAAGTGAGAGCCAATCGAAACTAGCAGCTCGTAAG TATGCACGAATCATCCAAAAGCTGGGATTCCCTGCCAAATTCAAG GATTTTAAGATCCAGAATATTGTCGGATCTTGTGATGTTAAGTTTCCCATCAGACTTGAGGGGCTTGCCTGCTCCCACAGCAAGTTTTCTAGT TATGAGCCGGAACTGTTTCCTGGACTGATCTATAGAATGAAGCAACCAAAGATTGTGTTGCTTATATTTGTGTCAGGGAAAATTGTTTTAACTGGAGCTAAG GTGAGGGACGAGACCTACCTTGCCTTTGAGAATATATATCCTGTGCTGAGTGAGTTCCGGAAAAACCAGCAATGGTACTGA
- the LOC141619794 gene encoding TATA-box-binding protein-like isoform X2: protein MAEQGFEGSQPVDLSKHPSGIVPTLQNIVSTVNLDCKLELKAIALQARNAEYNPKRFAAVIMRIREPKTTALIFASGKMVCTGAKSESQSKLAARKYARIIQKLGFPAKFKDFKIQNIVGSCDVKFPIRLEGLACSHSKFSSYEPELFPGLIYRMKQPKIVLLIFVSGKIVLTGAKVRDETYLAFENIYPVLSEFRKNQQ, encoded by the exons ATGGCAGAGCAAGGATTTGAAGGTAGCCAGCCAGTGGACCTATCAAAACATCCATCTGGTATCGTCCCTACTCTTCA GAATATTGTTTCTACTGTGAACTTGGACTGCAAGTTGGAACTCAAAGCCATAGCACTACAAGCTCGCAATGCAGAATACAATCCAAAG CGTTTTGCTGCTGTAATTATGCGAATAAGGGAGCCCAAGACCACCGCCTTAATATTTGCTTCTGGCAAAATG GTGTGTACCGGAGCAAAAAGTGAGAGCCAATCGAAACTAGCAGCTCGTAAG TATGCACGAATCATCCAAAAGCTGGGATTCCCTGCCAAATTCAAG GATTTTAAGATCCAGAATATTGTCGGATCTTGTGATGTTAAGTTTCCCATCAGACTTGAGGGGCTTGCCTGCTCCCACAGCAAGTTTTCTAGT TATGAGCCGGAACTGTTTCCTGGACTGATCTATAGAATGAAGCAACCAAAGATTGTGTTGCTTATATTTGTGTCAGGGAAAATTGTTTTAACTGGAGCTAAG GTGAGGGACGAGACCTACCTTGCCTTTGAGAATATATATCCTGTGCTGAGTGAGTTCCGGAAAAACCAGCAATG
- the LOC141619798 gene encoding pollen-specific leucine-rich repeat extensin-like protein 3, whose amino-acid sequence MAQTIHSQFIRFYLLILVYLVTIFPLSSSLTNEEAYLITRRQLHTLNENGHNLLDDYDQKVDVPFKFENTRLRKAYIALKAWKSAIYSDPLGETKNWDGPNVCDYNGIFCSPATDDEKVTVVSGIDLNHKDIAGYLPMELGLMTDLALFHINSNRFCGIIPNSFSNLKLMYEFDMSNNRFVGSFPNVVFEMKELKYLDLRFNNFEGGLPPKLFNIHYDALLLNDNRFESTIPETLGNSTVSLLVLANNKFTGCIPKSIGNMNTIEEIVFHGNKLGGCIPEEVGLLHNLTILDLSKNFFVGYLPKSISNLQKVESLDVSDNKLIGFVQEEICRLPSLSQITLSSNYFKGVGKACDQVVRKDVVVEDKKNCLPNKPNQRSPKECFPMMATKVECDKVMCGESSSNNQNSPKDSEEQDKHNDEEPLAPKPDKNLEEHKQIAPPIDDHKRSPQRSSSPPKQNPSTLSPPPVSDEHKRSPTRPLNPPSSTTTSKKYENSPPLNDVSPSPKPVSSPPPPTKSPPLPPPTSFSPPPPAVFSPPLPPPPPPIFSSPPPIYSYPPPNNSPPPVYSPPPPSVQSPPPPYPPPSPVHPSPPLSHSPPPVYSPPTPSVQSSPPTYPPPSPVHPPPPLSHSPPPLLIHPPPLNPSPPPRFTNINLPPHLGFQYSSPPPPIFPGY is encoded by the coding sequence ATGGCACAAACAATTCATTCACAATTTATAAGATTTTATTTATTGATCCTCGTTTATCTCGTGACAATTTTTCCTTTATCATCTTCATTAACAAATGAAGAAGCTTATTTAATTACTCGTCGTCAGCTTCACACGTTAAATGAAAATGGGCATAATCTCCTTGATGATTACGACCAAAAAGTCGATGTGCCATTTAAATTTGAGAATACAAGACTCCGTAAGGCATACATTGCCCTTAAAGCATGGAAATCAGCTATATACTCTGATCCTTTAGGAGAAACGAAAAATTGGGATGGGCCAAATGTTTGTGACTACAATGGAATTTTTTGTTCTCCGGCCACGGATGATGAGAAGGTCACTGTAGTCTCAGGTATAGACCTTAATCACAAGGACATTGCTGGTTATCTGCCTATGGAACTGGGTCTTATGACAGACTTAGCTCTATTTCATATTAACTCTAACCGATTTTGTGGAATTATTCCAAATAGTTTCTCAAATCTTAAACTCATGTATGAGTTTGATATGAGTAACAACCGCTTTGTGGGTTCTTTTCCAAATGTcgtgtttgaaatgaaggaactCAAGTATCTAGACTTACGATTCAACAACTTTGAGGGTGGTTTGCCCCCTAAGCTTTTCAACATACATTATGATGCATTACTACTCAATGATAATAGATTTGAGTCCACAATACCAGAGACCCTTGGAAATTCAACTGTGTCACTTTTAGTTCTGGCAAACAACAAGTTTACTGGTTGCATTCCAAAGAGCATTGGCAACATGAATACAATAGAAGAGATTGTTTTCCATGGGAATAAATTGGGTGGATGTATACCTGAGGAAGTTGGTTTACTTCATAATTTAACAATTCTTGATTTGTCCAAAAACTTTTTTGTTGGCTATCTTCCAAAATCTATCTCTAATCTCCAAAAGGTGGAGTCCTTAGATGTTTCCGACAATAAGTTGATCGGATTTGTACAAGAAGAAATATGTAGGTTGCCCTCTTTAAGTCAAATTACATTATCCAGTAATTATTTTAAGGGTGTAGGTAAGGCTTGTGACCAGGTTGTGAGGAAAGATGTTGTGGTTGAGGATAAGAAAAATTGCTTGCCAAACAAACCCAATCAAAGATCACCAAAAGAGTGTTTTCCTATGATGGCGACCAAAGTTGAATGTGATAAGGTTATGTGTGGAGAATCAAGTTCTAATAACCAAAATTCACCGAAAGACAGTGAGGAACAAGACAAGCACAATGATGAAGAGCCACTGGCACCAAAACCAGATAAGAACCTTGAAGAGCATAAGCAAATTGCTCCACCGATTGATGACCACAAAAGATCACCACAAAGATCATCTTCACCTCCAAAACAAAATCCATCAACATTATCACCACCACCAGTATCAGATGAACATAAAAGATCACCCACTAGACCATTAAATCCGCCATCATCAACCACAACCTCTAAAAAATATGAAAACTCACCTCCCTTAAATGACGTATCGCCGTCCCCTAAGCCAGTTTCATCACCCCCACCTCCAACAAAATCACCTCCTCTTCCACCACCTACTTCGTTTTCACCTCCACCACCGGCCGTATTttcaccaccactaccaccaccaccaccacctatcTTTTCATCTCCACCACCAATTTACTCATATCCACCTCCTAATAATTCTCCACCCCCAGTTTATTCTCCCCCACCACCTTCTGTTCAATCACCACCTCCACCTTATCCACCTCCATCCCCGGTACATCCTTCACCTCCTTTGTCGCATTCTCCACCTCCAGTTTATTCTCCCCCAACACCTTCTGTTCAATCATCACCTCCAACTTATCCACCTCCGTCCCCAGTACATCCTCCACCTCCTTTGTCGCATTCTCCACCCCCACTACTCATTCATCCACCACCCTTAAACCCGTCTCCTCCTCCAAGGTTCACCAACATTAATCTTCCACCTCATTTAGGTTTTCAATATTCATCGCCTCCTCCGCCAATATTTCCAGGATACTAA
- the LOC141619800 gene encoding protein LATERAL BRANCHING OXIDOREDUCTASE 1-like: MAKIDPAYIQPIQHRPTPVNVITQVHHGIPTIDLISLSSSTNHHSKYSPLITSIRDACTNWGFFQVTNHGVPLNTLHNLNHAALTFFSLPDDDKRKVSRDETNPLGYYDSEHTKNVRDWKQVFDFTAKDPTLIPVSPDDLIPKQLINRWPRFPPHLKEAAQTYAIEVEKLAFKLMELIAVSLELEPNRLNGFFEEDHTSFVRLNYYPPCPSPHLVLGVTRHKDAGGLTILAQDDVGGLQVRRKSDGEWVSIKPDPAALIINIGDVIQVWSNDKYESVEHRVVVNSHKERISIPFFFNPAHYVMIKPLEELVDGHNPAKYREYNYGAFYATKRNSNLKKLNVDNLQISHFKITE; the protein is encoded by the coding sequence ATGGCGAAAATAGATCCAGCATATATCCAACCAATACAGCACAGGCCTACTCCCGTCAATGTCATCACACAAGTTCATCATGGAATTCCCACCATTGATCTCATCTCACTTTCCTCTTCCACAAATCATCACTCCAAATATTCTCCTCTCATAACATCCATACGCGACGCCTGCACCAATTGGGGATTTTTCCAAGTCACCAACCATGGTGTTCCCCTCAACACCCTTCACAATCTCAATCATGCTGCTCTCACCTTCTTCTCACTACCCGACGACGACAAGCGTAAGGTCAGTAGAGATGAGACCAACCCACTGGGATACTACGATTCTGAGCACACCAAGAATGTCAGAGATTGGAAACAAGTTTTCGACTTCACTGCCAAAGACCCCACTCTCATCCCTGTTTCTCCCGATGACCTCATTCCCAAGCAATTGATAAATCGGTGGCCTCGCTTTCCTCCTCACTTAAAAGAGGCAGCACAGACATATGCAATAGAGGTTGAAAAGCTGGCCTTTAAACTCATGGAGCTTATAGCGGTTAGCTTAGAACTAGAACCAAATAGGTTGAATGGGTTCTTTGAGGAGGATCATACAAGCTTTGTTCGACTCAATTATTACCCACCCTGTCCTTCTCCTCATCTTGTTCTAGGTGTAACTCGACACAAGGATGCAGGTGGGCTAACAATTCTAGCACAAGATGATGTTGGCGGACTCCAAGTCAGAAGGAAATCAGATGGTGAATGGGTGAGTATCAAACCTGACCCTGCTGCTTTAATCATCAACATTGGTGACGTCATACAGGTTTGGAGCAACGACAAGTATGAGAGTGTGGAGCACAGGGTTGTGGTCAACTCTCACAAGGAAAGGATTTCTATTCCCTTCTTCTTCAACCCAGCACACTATGTCATGATCAAACCCCTCGAAGAGTTGGTTGATGGTCATAACCCTGCAAAATACAGAGAGTATAATTATGGAGCCTTTTATGCCACG